Genomic segment of Deltaproteobacteria bacterium:
CAAGAAATTGACCCTTTTCTTATTATGGCCATAATGAGAGAGGAAAGCCATTTCCAGCGGGATGTCGTATCCTCCGCCGGTGCGCTCGGCATCATGCAGCTCCTGCCGGCTACGGCGCGCAGCATGGCCAATATCAAACATAATGAGGAACTATTCGATCCGGAAAAAAATATCAGGCTGGGGACAAATTATTTCGCCAAGCTGCTGGTGCAGTTCAAGTTATCGCAATACGCCATTGCCGCCTACAATGCGGGACCGCACAACGTGGAAAAATGGCTCGCCATGGGTTATCAGGATGAAGAGGAGTTTACGGAAGATATTCCCTTCGGTGAGACAAAAAGCTATGTTTTCCGCATCATGCAAACCCGCGGCATTATGAAAGCTCTTTACAAAAAAGAGCCGATAAGTGATTAAACAGGTTGGGTAAATTTCGTTCTCAATTAAGGGCGTGATTTCGCCTTATCCGCCAGGGCTTTTTTCAGCTTCTCGGCCAGCGTGTTTCCCACCTGCTGTTCCTGGTCCTGATAGACGAGGCTGCTCTCCCGACCACCGCCGCCGGCGCCTTCAATGTAATCGCCAAGTATTCCGCGGCTGTGCGCATCTTCATGGCAGTATACGCAGAGCGGTTCCCAGTTGCTGCCGTCCGGCGGGTTGTTGAGATGATTGCCGTCCTTGTGGTGCACCGTCAGCAGTTGACGATTATCGTTTTCAAACTCCCGGCCGCAACGCGCACAGATCAAACCATATATCGCCAGAGCCTTTTCACGATAGGTCGCGGCGGCGGGTAGCTTCGACTGCGCCTGCTTTATCTCCCGCACCACTTCTTCCGCCGATTTGGCATTCTGACTCACGTCCTTCGTTACGGTAGAGTGGACACGCCCCAGCCTGCTTCCATAACTGACCTTGTTCACTATTTCCCTTCCCCTTGCCGATTCTCACCTTGCTGCAGGAAAACGCTCAGGAAAACCCCGATCCCTTTCAGCAAGCCGCGCGCCGTTCTCAGCGTCTCCATAAGCGGGACCTTGACGCCCTGCAGCAAAGTTACCTCCAGGTCATTTACCAGCCCCAGAAAGGCGCGCACCTTCCGGCTCAGCACGACAAACTCCTCTGCCTCATGCCTGATCATATCAGTGGCACTGTGTATATTGGCAGTGATTTCCTGCATATTGGCCAAGATCTCCGGCAGGGTTTTATTGAACTCTTCCAGGGCCGTGGCCATGTTTTTTGCCGTCCGCCACATCTGCCAGAGGAACAGAATCAGTAAAAGGATAACTACAAAGAACGCCACGCTCCAAATCACGGCTTTGGTTTCTACCATAGGGCACGCCTGCTCCTAACTAATTAACATACTGATATTAAGATGTTTTTTCCTCTTTAAAGGCTTCCACGCCGGCATCAAGGGCCCTTTTAAAACGGGTTTTACCATCCTGAAAGGCCTCCTTGCCCCGCTCCGCCATTTCCACCGCCTCTCCTTCCAGGTGTTCAACCGTTTCCTTCGCCGTTGCTTCCAGATCATGGAGCCGTTTCAGGGCGGATTCATAGGTTTTCTTGCTTTTCTCCAAGGCTTTTTCGTAGTCCTCCTTAGCCTTGGTTATCAATTCTTCCGTCTTACGGGCGATATCTTCGCGTGTTTCCTTGCCGCTTTTGGGCGCGTAAAGTATCCCCAAGATTGCACCGGCCACGCCCCCGATCAACAAACCCTTAAAAAATTCACCACTTTTGTCTGACATAGTCCTTACCTCCTTGTTTAACTGCCTTGTTTAACTGACTTTTGCCCCCGGCAGGGGCTTGCCGTCCACAGAGAGCAGCGCCAGGCCGTCCGCGGTACCGGTAGCCAGCAGCATCCCCTGCGATTCAATTCCCATGAGTTTGGCCGGCTTCAGATTGGCCACAACTACGACGGTCTTGCCGACGAGGTCAGCGGGCAGGTAGTCCTTGCCGATCCCCGCGACAATCGTTCTTTCTTCCCCCAGATCAATCTTCAATTTGACCAGTTTTTGAGAATTGGGCACCCTCTCGGCGGCTATGATCGTGGCCGTCCGGAGATCAACTTTTCCCCATTCTTCAAAATCAATAAGCGGCTTGACGGGAGGTATCTCCACCTTAGCTGCGGCGGTGGGGCTTTCCTCGGCGAGGGCGGGAACGCGCGGGAACAGGTTGCCTCCCTGCTTGATTTTCTGCCCGACCATCAGGCCTCCCCAACTGCGGATGCTCTGAAAATCTTCACGAGCCTGATCCTCGATGCCCAGTTGCGCCATGATCTTGCCGGCGGAATCAGGCATAAACGGTAAGATGAGGACGGCAATGATCCGCAGGGCCTCCAGCAGATCGTACATAACCGCATCCAGCCTGGCCTTTTGGGCAGGATCTTTGGCCAGAACCCACGGCTCGACGGCAACGATGTGCTTGTTCACGCAACCGATGAATTCCCAGATGGCTATCAGCGCTTTATGGGGCGCCAGTTCCGCGAAAGAGGCTTCTACCTCGGAATTGACTTTTTGCAGGGCCGCAACCAGGGTTTCATCTCCCGCAACTGACTGACCGGGCGCGGGAACTTGGCCATTGCCGTACTTCAAGGCCATGGTCATGGTTCTGCTCACGAGATTGCCCAGGTCGTTCGCCAGATCGGAATTGATACGCTGAATGAAGGCCGCTTCGCTGAAACTTGAATCCAGGCCAAACACCATATCCCGGAGCAGAAAATACCGAAAGGAATCTAAACCGTATTTGTCTTTCAGCGTCAGGGGGTTGACGACATTGCCCACCGTCTTGGACATCTTGCTCTGATCAACATTCCAATAGCCATGGACATTCAGGCGCCGGTAGGGTTCGATGCCGGCCGCCTTCAGAATGGTTGGCCAGTAGATGCCATGGGGTTTCAGAATGTCTTTGGCGATCAGATGCTCGGCTACGGGCCAGAAGGTTTTGAAATTATCGCCTTCGGGATAGCCGACGCCCGTGATGTAATTGATCAGGGCGTCAAACCATACGTAAGTCACATACTTGTCATCAAAGGGCAGATCAATGCCCCAGGTCAGCCGCGACTTGGGCCGGGAGATGCAGAGATCCTCCAGCGGTTCCCGCAGGAAGGCCAGGGCCTCATTCCGGTAGCGCTCCGGCCGGATAAAATCGGGATGATCAGTAATGTGCCCGACCAGCCAATCCTGATATTTGCTCATACGGAAGAAGTAATTGCTTTCCTTGCGATACTCGGGTGCGGTCTGATGATCGGGACAGTGACCGGCGATGAGTTCCTTTTCCATATAAAACCGCTCACAACCTACGCAATAGTAGCCTTCATAACTTCCGAAGTAAATGTCGCCGGCGTCATAGACCTTCTGCAAAATCGCCTGCACCGTCTTTATGTGACGCGCCTCGGTGGTTCTGATAAAATCATCATTGCTGATGCTTAACTCGGGCCAAAGATTACGGAACTGTCCGCTGATCATGTCGGCGTACGCCTGCGGGGTTACTCCGGCTTTAGCTGCGGCGGCCACGATTTTGTCGCCGTGCTCATCCGTTCCCGTCAAGAAAAAGGTACGATATCCGGACAGGCGATGATACCGGGCCAGCACATCCGCCACAATGGTCGTATAGGCATGGCCGATGTGCGGCGAGGCGTTGACGTAATAGATAGGGGTAGAAATATAAAAGGCTTTTTCCATAACCAGCTCGTTTTAGGGGGCTCGCCGTCATCTCACCGGCCGCCAGATTCAAGATCCTTTATGTTCAGGGTGATTTCCTTGCCATTTTCCAGGGCCACGGCAATCTCGCCGCGCAAGACATTTTGTCTGAGCACCTTGGCGTTGCCTTGGGCAGTGTGCACCGTTTTCCCGCACTTGGGCATGCCTTTTCTCATCTCCACATAACCTTCATATTCAAAAGCCAGGCAACACATCAGGCGACCGCACAGACCGGAAATCTTTTCCGGATTCAAGGAGAGGCTCTGCTCCTTGGCCATCTTGATCGAAACCCGGTCAATATTGGGCAGGGAACTGGCGCAACATACCTCGCGACCGCACATGCCGAGACCTTTAACGAGCTTCGTTTCCTGCCGGGCGCCGATTTGCCTGAGTTCGATCCGGGCCTTGAATTTCTGCACCAGATCCCTTACCAGCTCCCGAAAATCAACCCTGTTTTCCGCCGTAAAATAAAACACCATCTTGCTTTTATCAAAGGCGCACTCCAGGGTGATCAGCTTCATGGGCAGCGCCCGGGCGATGATCCGTTCCCGGCAATACTGGCGGGCCTCTTTTTCCAGACATTGGTTTTCTTCCCGGATGCGCAAGTCGCCCTCAGTGGCCTTACGGATGATATATTTAAGATTAACGGGTAACTGGTCAACCTCGACTGTTGAAAGCTCTGTCGCCACCCTGCCTATGGACAAGCCCTGATCCGTATTGATAACCACCTGATCGTTCTTTTGCAGAGGCAAGTCACCGGCGCCGAAAGTGTATATCTTCCCCTCCGGTCGAAACTTTACCCCGACTATTTGTTTCGCCAAGTAAATCTCCTTTTCCGTCAATCCCTATCTAAGTTTAAACATCATCACTTCCAAAGTCAATGTCTTATCCGCGTTTTGCTCGACCGCCGAGAACGCCCGACCGATGGCTTTGATATTGCTGATCAGGTCCGTGAGCGGCAGGCGATCGGACAGGGCCTTGATCATCTCCCCCTGATCCTGATTGATCAGCGCCTCCACTGTGCCCGTTTCCCTGTAAACCATGGCGTCCCGATAGCAGGTGCACAAAATAACCAGCCGCTCCATGACCTCTTCCCGAGTTTGCCCGAAACGGTTTAAACTGGACAGGCGCAACAGGGGATCATGCATCAGCCCGGCGGCCGCCAACTCGATTATTTCCTTACGCATATCCAGATAGGAACTACTGTGCATCTCGAGTGCCCGGGCGATACTGCCACCGGCAGAGCTGGCCAGCAGGCGGGAAGCGGGGACGTCTAAAGAGAGGCGCCGCTGTAAAAAACGGGCCACTTTTTCTTCCGGGAGGGGATTAAACCTGATCTGCTGACACCGGGAAAGTATCGTGGCGGGCAACTGGAAAGGAAGCGCGGAAATCAGGATGATGATATTTGCTGCCGGGGGTTCTTCCAGTATCTTCAACAGGGCATTGGCCGCCACATCGTTCATCTTCTCGGCATTATCTATGATACAGACCCGCTTTTTCCCCTCCCAGGGTTTAAACTTCATGCGTTCCTGCAGGTTGCGGATCGCCTCGATTTTAATAAACTGGCCGTCAGCCTCCACTGCCATAATGTCCAGATGATTATTGTGGTCCGCCTTCACGCATGAGGAGCAGACATCGCAGGAATCATACTTATCGGCGAGACAGTTAATGGTCTTGGCAAGAGTCCCGGCCGTTGTCCTTTTACCGATGCCCTCCAGACCGTAAAAGAGGAACGCGTGGGGGATGCGGCCCTGGGCCAGAGAGCTCTGCAACTGCTCAATCTGCCTTTCGTGACCGAAGATATCCTGGAAAGACATTAATTGGTTCCTCTGGTAATAAGCTGGCAGTTATCTTTTTATGAAGGCCAAAAGTTCACGACACACATCTGTACTTACGGCCGCTATTTCGCGGGCCGCGTTGATGATCCGGTATCTCGCCGGATGCTCCGCCGCCAGGGCCAGATAGCCATCCCGGACGCGCTGGTGGAAGCTCAGAGCCTCTCTTTCGAAACGATCCTCCCGGTTGTTGCCCTGGAGCCGGGCAATTCGACCCAGCGCCCGCTGGAGACCTTCCTCAACCGGCATGTCCAGGAGGATAGTCAGGGCAGGGGTCAGGGAAGCCGACGAAAAATTGTGCAGGTCCTTGATTACCGTGCGATCCAAACCGCGCCCGTAACCCTGATAGGCTAAAGTGGCGTCAATGAACCGATCACAGAGCACCCATTTCCCCTGCTCCAGGGCGGGCCTGATTACATCCTGGACATGCTGCACCCGGGCAGCCACAAAAAGGAGCAGTTCGGCACGCGGAGAAATAGCGTAAGGGCCGATGTTTAAAAGCATTTCCCGGATTTTTTCCCCCAACGGCGTACCACCCGGCTCATCAGTGGCCAGGCAGCTAACGCCTTGCGCGGCAAGGTATTCGCCCGCCATTCTCACTTGGGTGGTTTTACCGCAACCTTCAATCCCTTCAAAGGCAATAAATCGGTTCATGCGGTTCCCGGAATGATATCACAAAAAAACAGGGGGAAACACCGGCCTTTACAGGCAAGCGGTTCCCCCCTTTGGTTCGACAATGAAAAATTTATTTCTCTTCCCCGGCGACAATAGCCTCGACGGGACATTGCTCGGCACAGGTTCCGCAATCCGTACAAAGCTTCGCATCAATGGTGTATTTATCATCTCCTTCGCTGATCGCCTCCACCGGGCACTCGTCCTGACAAGAACCGCAAGCGATGCACTCATCTGTAATCACGTAAGCCATTTTCTCTCTCCTTTATAATTATTTTAACCAAGTTGAGACGGACGGCAGCCCGTCTCAACTATACAGAAACAACCTCTTTTACCTGGGGGACTTCCTGCTTCAAATGTTTTTCAATCCCCATCTTCAGGGTCATCTGCGACATCGGGCAACCCCCGCAGGCGCCCAGCAGCTTAACCTTTACTACACCATCATCAGTGATATCAACCAGTTCCACATCCCCGCCATCCATCTGCAGGTTGGGCCTGATCTTATTAATCGCCTTTTGCACTGCTTCTTTCATCACATCACCTCCGTCTTATCAAGACTTTCATTACTTCCCCTCAACGGGGCATAGCCCTCAACATTTGCCTTACCACGTCCCTGGCTACACTGCGCAGTTCCGGTTTCATAATCACATATTTCTCCGCCAGATCATGCCCGGCCTTCCAGATCACCACCCCCGTGGCGGCATTGATCAGCTTCATGCTCAGGCCGACCTTGGCCACATTCTTGTCGGCCTCCTGGGTATAATACCAGTAATCCACATTAATCAATAAAAAAGCATCAACACCGGCCAGCTCACCTATTTTTTTGCTCAGGTCGCTATCGGAAAAATTTACTGCCTTCAGCTTGGCCAGATAAGCAGTTGTTGTCTTACGCAGGGGTTCATTTTCCTGGAGCAGGCGCTGCATCATCTGATATGAGAAAAAGCTCTTAAATTGCCTCTCATCTGACAATTCACCGGCAATAATCCGGTCCAGCACTTCCCTTGATTCCTCAACACCCACCACATCCAGCGCCAGCAGAGCTAATGTCTGCGGGTGAAAGCCCTCAGCCTCCGGAGCAATCTGGGAAAAGCGGACGCCGCCACAGCCGCCCAGCATCAAAATCAGCAGCATGCCCAGAGAAAAAACCCGATATTTAGGTATCGCCAAAATATCTCCAGTCAATCTTTGCCGGCGTCAGACACGATTAATGGCCAGCCACGACAAGGCGCTCACCCCCGCAAGGATGTAGTTGGTCTCTAAAAGCCCCCATATCTCCATGCTGGAAAGTGCCGCCCTTCTATCACAAAGTTTAAAACATATCAACACATAAAATAGACAAATAATCAGCGCTATACTCACCGATGCCGACCATCCGGCGGGGTAGGCAGACGCGAGCAGAATAAATAATAAAACCCAGACAACCTTCAATATCCGCTGCGATGTTTTACTGCCCACCAGGACCGGAATCGTCTCCCGCCCCAGCAAGCGGTCATTTTGCATTTCGATGATATCCGATAAAATGGAACGGATGAAAACCATGGCAAAAGTAAAAACAAAGGCCACCGCCAAGCCGGGGCGGAAAGTAAACCCCGCGCCCACGACTGGCAGCACTACGGTCACCATCGCCCAGGCCAGGGCCATTGACACATTTTTTGAGCCCGGCAGTTCCTTCAAGCTTCGAAAACGCCATCGGGACGGCAAGAAACGGGCATTATAAAGGACACCGGACAGGGAAATGACAAAAAGCAAAAGGAATTGTCCCGCCCCCTGGGCCAGGGCTAAGAGCAGGGCGGCTATTAATGTTGCAACAGCCAGAAAAATATAAAGGGCTTCGTGTTGCCGGTAATTTTCTTCCCGGAAGGAACCGCTGATATTTGTTTTATGGTCCGTAAATCTGTTCAAAACATGCATCGCATAAACGTAAAGGGAGGCTATCAAAAAATTGCTGAACCGCACCTCCAGCTCCTGCATAATGGCGCCGGCCAGATAAAGGCACCCGGCGCCCAACGCCGCATAGATGTCCGTACGCACTAAAAAAAGCCATATATTAAACAGACCTGGCGATTTTTCCCCCCGCTGGCCCTGAAGATTGGTAATGTCATTTACTACCCGGTCAATGATCCAGTTCGGCGTCGAAGCCCCTGCTGAAACCCCGATACTGCCATAGAGACCCAGGGGGTGGTCTTTCAGGCCTTCCGCCGTTTCAATGTAAAAGGTCGGTTTCCCCTGCTGCTCCGCCATCTCGGCCAGCCGTTTGGTATTGGCGCTGTTGACGCCCCCGACAATAACCATGGCATCCATCCGGGCCGCCAGATTTTTAACCTCCTTTTGTCTCTTTTCCGTGGAGTCGCAGATGGTGTCAAAGACCAGCGCCCGGGGAGATTTCCTTTTGATGATTTGCGCTATTTCCTGATAAAGCTCCTGATCTTGCGTTGTCTGAGCGACAATGCCTAAGTGCTCTGCAGGGGGCAAGCGCTGCGCTTGCTCCTTAGTGCCTATTACCAGGCCCCGGCCAGCGCTGTAACCGAGCAAGGCCGTTACCTCCGGATGACCCTCGTCGCCCACAATCACAATCGTATAACCGAGGGCTACCTGCTTCTTGATAATGGCCTGGACGCGCGCCACCTTCGGGCAGGTGGCGTCCACGATCTTGACGCCTTTAGCCATAATCTGGCGCCGTTCCTCAGGCGATACGCCATGGGTGCGGATGACCAGCGTTGTTTCGCTGCCGGCGGGAATTTCCTCGAGGCTGGCGATGGGCAGGATGCCCCGTTTTTCAAGCAGCGCGACCGTCTGAGGATTATGGATCAGGGGACCGTAGGTATAGATTGGCCCCGGGCCGGCCTGCCGCGCGGTGTCCAGCACCAGGTCAACCGCCCGCCGGACACCCATGCAAAAACCAGCAGTTTCCGCCAGTTTCACGCCCATCTACTGATCCTTTTTATTGAATTATGCACTATAATATCTATATCCATTCCTGCCTGTCTGCTTAACGCTATACATCGCAATATCTGCATTCTTTACAAGGGTGTCTATATCCTCGCCATGGTCAGGGTAGACGGCTATGCCGATACTCATCG
This window contains:
- the metG gene encoding methionine--tRNA ligase, with amino-acid sequence MEKAFYISTPIYYVNASPHIGHAYTTIVADVLARYHRLSGYRTFFLTGTDEHGDKIVAAAAKAGVTPQAYADMISGQFRNLWPELSISNDDFIRTTEARHIKTVQAILQKVYDAGDIYFGSYEGYYCVGCERFYMEKELIAGHCPDHQTAPEYRKESNYFFRMSKYQDWLVGHITDHPDFIRPERYRNEALAFLREPLEDLCISRPKSRLTWGIDLPFDDKYVTYVWFDALINYITGVGYPEGDNFKTFWPVAEHLIAKDILKPHGIYWPTILKAAGIEPYRRLNVHGYWNVDQSKMSKTVGNVVNPLTLKDKYGLDSFRYFLLRDMVFGLDSSFSEAAFIQRINSDLANDLGNLVSRTMTMALKYGNGQVPAPGQSVAGDETLVAALQKVNSEVEASFAELAPHKALIAIWEFIGCVNKHIVAVEPWVLAKDPAQKARLDAVMYDLLEALRIIAVLILPFMPDSAGKIMAQLGIEDQAREDFQSIRSWGGLMVGQKIKQGGNLFPRVPALAEESPTAAAKVEIPPVKPLIDFEEWGKVDLRTATIIAAERVPNSQKLVKLKIDLGEERTIVAGIGKDYLPADLVGKTVVVVANLKPAKLMGIESQGMLLATGTADGLALLSVDGKPLPGAKVS
- a CDS encoding NifU family protein, with the protein product MKEAVQKAINKIRPNLQMDGGDVELVDITDDGVVKVKLLGACGGCPMSQMTLKMGIEKHLKQEVPQVKEVVSV
- the tmk gene encoding dTMP kinase yields the protein MNRFIAFEGIEGCGKTTQVRMAGEYLAAQGVSCLATDEPGGTPLGEKIREMLLNIGPYAISPRAELLLFVAARVQHVQDVIRPALEQGKWVLCDRFIDATLAYQGYGRGLDRTVIKDLHNFSSASLTPALTILLDMPVEEGLQRALGRIARLQGNNREDRFEREALSFHQRVRDGYLALAAEHPARYRIINAAREIAAVSTDVCRELLAFIKR
- a CDS encoding stage 0 sporulation family protein codes for the protein MAKQIVGVKFRPEGKIYTFGAGDLPLQKNDQVVINTDQGLSIGRVATELSTVEVDQLPVNLKYIIRKATEGDLRIREENQCLEKEARQYCRERIIARALPMKLITLECAFDKSKMVFYFTAENRVDFRELVRDLVQKFKARIELRQIGARQETKLVKGLGMCGREVCCASSLPNIDRVSIKMAKEQSLSLNPEKISGLCGRLMCCLAFEYEGYVEMRKGMPKCGKTVHTAQGNAKVLRQNVLRGEIAVALENGKEITLNIKDLESGGR
- a CDS encoding 4Fe-4S binding protein, encoding MAYVITDECIACGSCQDECPVEAISEGDDKYTIDAKLCTDCGTCAEQCPVEAIVAGEEK
- a CDS encoding YtxH domain-containing protein, with amino-acid sequence MSDKSGEFFKGLLIGGVAGAILGILYAPKSGKETREDIARKTEELITKAKEDYEKALEKSKKTYESALKRLHDLEATAKETVEHLEGEAVEMAERGKEAFQDGKTRFKRALDAGVEAFKEEKTS
- a CDS encoding YajD family HNH nuclease, with product MVREIKQAQSKLPAAATYREKALAIYGLICARCGREFENDNRQLLTVHHKDGNHLNNPPDGSNWEPLCVYCHEDAHSRGILGDYIEGAGGGGRESSLVYQDQEQQVGNTLAEKLKKALADKAKSRP
- the holB gene encoding DNA polymerase III subunit delta', whose product is MSFQDIFGHERQIEQLQSSLAQGRIPHAFLFYGLEGIGKRTTAGTLAKTINCLADKYDSCDVCSSCVKADHNNHLDIMAVEADGQFIKIEAIRNLQERMKFKPWEGKKRVCIIDNAEKMNDVAANALLKILEEPPAANIIILISALPFQLPATILSRCQQIRFNPLPEEKVARFLQRRLSLDVPASRLLASSAGGSIARALEMHSSSYLDMRKEIIELAAAGLMHDPLLRLSSLNRFGQTREEVMERLVILCTCYRDAMVYRETGTVEALINQDQGEMIKALSDRLPLTDLISNIKAIGRAFSAVEQNADKTLTLEVMMFKLR
- the ispH gene encoding 4-hydroxy-3-methylbut-2-enyl diphosphate reductase, with translation MGVKLAETAGFCMGVRRAVDLVLDTARQAGPGPIYTYGPLIHNPQTVALLEKRGILPIASLEEIPAGSETTLVIRTHGVSPEERRQIMAKGVKIVDATCPKVARVQAIIKKQVALGYTIVIVGDEGHPEVTALLGYSAGRGLVIGTKEQAQRLPPAEHLGIVAQTTQDQELYQEIAQIIKRKSPRALVFDTICDSTEKRQKEVKNLAARMDAMVIVGGVNSANTKRLAEMAEQQGKPTFYIETAEGLKDHPLGLYGSIGVSAGASTPNWIIDRVVNDITNLQGQRGEKSPGLFNIWLFLVRTDIYAALGAGCLYLAGAIMQELEVRFSNFLIASLYVYAMHVLNRFTDHKTNISGSFREENYRQHEALYIFLAVATLIAALLLALAQGAGQFLLLFVISLSGVLYNARFLPSRWRFRSLKELPGSKNVSMALAWAMVTVVLPVVGAGFTFRPGLAVAFVFTFAMVFIRSILSDIIEMQNDRLLGRETIPVLVGSKTSQRILKVVWVLLFILLASAYPAGWSASVSIALIICLFYVLICFKLCDRRAALSSMEIWGLLETNYILAGVSALSWLAINRV